A stretch of DNA from Leptospira bouyouniensis:
CTGGGGTCACGGCTTTTGAATTGGGTAACGATATCGATGAGGTCCGAGGTCTCGATTTTAGTTCGTTTGTCGTCTAACGTATACCCATCGGCGGCCATATCATAAAACCAAACCTGTTCCGTGGTACCTCCCTTGGTAAAAAGTAGGATGGCAGTGCTCACCCCGGCGTACGGTTTGAAAACTCCACTCGGCATAGTGATAACGGCTTTCAGTTCCGACTTCTCAACTAGGATTTTACGAGCTTCGACAAAGGCCTTGCCACTGCCAAAAAGAACCCCTTGCGGGACAATCACAGCGGCAGTCCCACCGATCTTTAACATCCGAAAGATTCGCTCGATAAACAAAAGTTCGGTTTTGGTTGTGGGAAGGGAAAATCCTTCGTTGATATCTCCCTTATCGATATTGCCAGTAAAGGGAGGATTGGCAAGCACCACATCAAACTGGCTGTCTTCATTGTAGGACTTACTCAGTGTGTCCTTATAATCAATATGAGGTTGGTCGATGCCATGCATCATTAGGTTCATAAGACCTAGGCGCACCATTGTTGTATCAATATCAAAACCGTAAAAACTAGACTCTAAGATCGTTTTTGTTTTTTCATTTAAGCCAGAGCTGATGACAGCTCTTTCAAATCCGTCTTCATCGACTTCGGTTACTTTCGCCGATTTGGATTTGTTATTTTTTCGAGCCAGATCGGTCAAAATGTATTGATAGGCTCCAAGCAAAAACCCACCTGTCCCGCAAGCTGGGTCCACCACCCTTTGCCCCAATTGAGGACTCACAAGCTCTGCCATGAGTTTGATGATATGCCTTGGTGTTCGAAACTGTCCATTCTTCCCAGAGGTAGCAATTTCACTGAGAAGCATTTCATACACATCCCCTTGGATGTCTTGGAACGCATGTCCCCCTTCCCTTGCATCTCGTTCAATCTCTTCAAAGATTTTTTCAATGATTCCAATGGCTTCCACTAGTAGGGAAGGTTTTGGCATAATAAAAACGGCATTTGCCATGGACTTGGTAAAGGGAGAACCACCCTCCAATTCCTTTAAAAAAGGAAACACCTTAGTTTGCACATGGAGTAACATCTCTTCGGCGGGTTTGTGTTTGAATTCACTCCATCGCAGTTCCGATTTCTGTATCGTCTCACTACTTCCAGGAACTTTATACTTTCCGTGAAATCTCGATACAAACTTTTCACCCGTAAACTCAGCGTCTCTTTCGCGTTTGGCGTCCAAATCATCGATCTGTTTCATAAAGATAAGATAGGTGATTTGTTCAATGGCTGTGAGCGGATTGGAAATCCCACCACTCCAAAATAAATTCCAGAGTTTGTCGATTTGTGATTTGAGTGTTGAATTAAAAGAAACCATTATGCGGCGAGAACCTTATCTGTTAACATTAAAATTTCATCAATTTCTTTGGGCGAAAACACACCTCGAATTCCTTCGGGATGTATCTGTGTAAACGGAGCTTGGATCAAATCCTTCTTTGTCAAACTTTCTCGTTCTAATATAAAGTTTTTGAGAAGTTCCATAAACTGCAACTGCCTTGCTGACAAATAACTATGTGTTTGGATAAAGCTTTCAAAGGATTGGGTCACAATCTCAGGAAAACTGGAAAGCCTCTCAATGCCAAGAATATGTTTTAGAAACTGAACGAGTTTTGCCTTCCGATTTTGGTACACACGTCGCAACAAATCTATGGTGATATTGGGGTGTTCCTCATGCAGTTCTTCCGCAAGTAAACCCACTTCCGATTCACTGAGCGCATCTCCCATCTTTAGTTTTCGTAAAATGGGATTGGATTCGGTAAGTTCTTTGATTTTTTCTTCCACAAGTTCTTTGTAACGGCTAATGCTAACTGACTCATGTTGTGGTCCAAATTCCACATACTCCTTTACAGCAACCAAATCCTTGAGATCATACTTCGCCACCTGGAAAGGCGGCGCAAAGGAATCAATGAACTTAAGCAGTGGAGACAGTTTGTTGACCAAGGTATCAAAGTCGTCTTCCGTTGCCTTTGCCCAGTATGCGTTGGTTTGTGCCCTTCGAATCAAGTCCTCTTCTAGAGCCACAGTGTTTACCGAAAGTGGAAGTTCTGAAATGAGTTCGATCACACCTACTTTTAGGGTTTCAAATTTTTCTGGTTCGCGGCTTAGCTTTGCAAGGGAGACTTCCAAAACATCACGCTCAAAACGCATCGCTTTAAAATCCACATTCGATAC
This window harbors:
- a CDS encoding type I restriction-modification system subunit M; its protein translation is MVSFNSTLKSQIDKLWNLFWSGGISNPLTAIEQITYLIFMKQIDDLDAKRERDAEFTGEKFVSRFHGKYKVPGSSETIQKSELRWSEFKHKPAEEMLLHVQTKVFPFLKELEGGSPFTKSMANAVFIMPKPSLLVEAIGIIEKIFEEIERDAREGGHAFQDIQGDVYEMLLSEIATSGKNGQFRTPRHIIKLMAELVSPQLGQRVVDPACGTGGFLLGAYQYILTDLARKNNKSKSAKVTEVDEDGFERAVISSGLNEKTKTILESSFYGFDIDTTMVRLGLMNLMMHGIDQPHIDYKDTLSKSYNEDSQFDVVLANPPFTGNIDKGDINEGFSLPTTKTELLFIERIFRMLKIGGTAAVIVPQGVLFGSGKAFVEARKILVEKSELKAVITMPSGVFKPYAGVSTAILLFTKGGTTEQVWFYDMAADGYTLDDKRTKIETSDLIDIVTQFKSRDPRKPNDRKAKYFFVPKVEIVNEGYDLSMSKFKEDVFEEVSYESPKVILEKLKGLEKEIGKGLDELTGMLG